From a region of the Candidatus Polarisedimenticolia bacterium genome:
- a CDS encoding NUDIX domain-containing protein, which produces MAKDMVSAGLLLYRRKAGGFEVLLAHPGGPFWARRDEGAWTLPKGLVNDGEDPLAAACRELEEETGLRPAGPFLSLGEIRQKAGKRVFAWACEGDADPAQLKSNLTRSEWPRGSGRWLTFPEVDRCDWFAPEAARRKLNPAQASFIDRLEAQL; this is translated from the coding sequence ATGGCGAAAGACATGGTCAGCGCCGGATTGCTTCTCTACCGGCGCAAGGCAGGCGGGTTCGAGGTGCTGCTGGCCCATCCCGGCGGCCCGTTCTGGGCGCGCCGTGACGAAGGGGCCTGGACGCTCCCGAAGGGGCTGGTGAACGACGGCGAGGATCCGCTGGCCGCGGCATGCCGCGAGCTCGAGGAGGAAACGGGGCTTCGTCCCGCCGGACCCTTCCTGTCCCTGGGCGAGATCCGGCAGAAAGCGGGCAAGCGCGTCTTTGCCTGGGCCTGCGAAGGCGACGCCGATCCAGCGCAGCTCAAGAGCAACCTGACGCGGTCGGAGTGGCCGCGCGGCTCCGGGCGATGGCTCACCTTTCCCGAGGTCGATCGCTGCGATTGGTTCGCGCCGGAGGCGGCGCGGAGGAAGCTCAACCCGGCCCAGGCGTCGTTCATCGATCGTCTCGAAGCGCAGCTCTAG
- a CDS encoding cupin domain-containing protein, which yields MPTLIAAPSIIRAAGNKPKEIREFAGRVNTRHDVVSVAQMRSPQGWVEPGQRPEFEEITVVLRGMLRVEHDGGALEVRAGQGVVTRPGEWVRYSTPEAEGAEYIAICLPAFSPDTVHRDAE from the coding sequence ATGCCGACATTGATTGCCGCGCCATCCATCATCCGGGCGGCCGGGAACAAACCGAAGGAAATCAGGGAATTCGCCGGGCGCGTGAACACCCGTCATGACGTGGTGAGCGTGGCACAGATGCGCTCGCCGCAGGGATGGGTGGAGCCCGGGCAGAGGCCGGAGTTCGAGGAGATCACCGTCGTCCTGCGCGGGATGCTGCGCGTCGAGCACGACGGGGGAGCACTCGAGGTGCGCGCGGGCCAGGGAGTCGTCACGCGGCCCGGAGAGTGGGTACGCTACAGCACCCCCGAGGCGGAAGGGGCGGAGTACATCGCCATCTGCCTGCCGGCCTTTTCGCCCGACACGGTGCACCGCGACGCCGAATGA